The following are encoded in a window of Vespula pensylvanica isolate Volc-1 chromosome 2, ASM1446617v1, whole genome shotgun sequence genomic DNA:
- the LOC122627206 gene encoding centrosome-associated protein 350 isoform X2, giving the protein MGHHVVVGGIISPVHDAYAKKELASATHRCSMLRLALQDSDWIKLCTWETRQSAWTRTRKSLQYHQNLLNLFLFDTNDIKNNIPKEDLEWIPENIRNCEDQTPIQIKLLCGADLLESFGKSDLWMEEDIDAIVGQHGLVVITREGSNPNKFIYDSDILSRHMNNIHIVTEWIPNEVSSSRIRRAFKRGESVRYLLQDSVIDYVHKNGIYNTNSTTTTIKLDLTSPNANDYLTIDPKYQSTFLTPSPSDVTMESPSPIEIISIDVPDTVLRKNLQNATSAAFVASRQSGLEEAREKFINAISAENVNAKHVTSSTKAAYPGQAKQIIATESGESQILDEVGSVNEDIRVTRVPSKVNETSSNSSTFEDVSMKVDRVESVGPSDNIDRTKKTKSDNKVDANSELDDHREDKNVRLLSVEENVKSGIDPRFECALSDFTISKDDHTYSKLINNDKDNEVVATVKEDVQDVQSKVVEDTSNDIENDRRDSQLEESNAEQCVDEIFLDTAMDVKKDIEEDNNVFQSVELSPAASTIEAVSVIENLVIKNQESCEGKEEDKKKFNGDDQIEEKIQSSSKRSSKRDSNLEIDGKYLKSVVNSRKSPRKVKDSQLRQFECISPVGQDRIDVSLIEQKPGRARSLKASNSRKGTSDTRGQDVKMSTQRYDTVLKGSLDSMIKANESKTTLRKKTGKSSKETFSKKSKSYESIKRIQEVYLGEPSKTDNSMSQTLISAEEFDSHTDEFCSVCCYINELTMRTDDEISSPNQEIFYTLRSNCSSLEDSTECDICSSWNLQSSNEVLDRTILSTTNNEESLCEICEICGEVGDNMEFQKESMMLPRQVKVYQDKRMLEDDYKILDNTTITDVSLDEDSFEIENCGLMSGTESMDDRGFLQSEDEPKSNEKLTSIKSMYLRGTSLKTREKYFVPKDELAILSSGSRKITRKGSLLKKKPDDHQIVVSQDKRRYSSADNLQLAKVFATRNDKCLRSSKSGKSTGSADNIRSSRNSSRRCKSLQRSVDNVRYLDSSTDNLDSLAESLGQEDNDDRPFDWNEKPKVRDNETVKMILTKHGIKIISEKETAL; this is encoded by the exons ATGGGTCATCATGTAGTGGTCGGTGGAATTATATCGCCGGTTCATGATGCGTATGCAAAGAAAGAACTTGCATCAGCGACCCATAGATGCTCTATGCTGCGCTTAGCGTTGCAAGACAGTGATTGGATTAAACTTTGTACTTGGGAAACCAGACAAAGCGCCTGGACGAGAACTAGAAAATCTCTTCAGTAccatcaaaatttattaaatctgtttttgtttgatacaaacgatattaaaaataatataccgaAAGAGGATTTAGAATGGATACCGGAGAATATAAGAAATTGCGAGGATCAAACGCcgattcaaataaaattgttgTGTGGAGCAGATCTTCTCGAAAGTTTTGGAAAGTCTGATTTGTGGATGGAGGAAGAT ATAGATGCAATAGTAGGTCAACATGGACTCGTTGTCATTACAAGAGAGGGCTCTAATCCTAACAAGTTCATATATGATTCGGATATTCTTTCAAGACATatg aataatattcatatcgtGACAGAATGGATTCCAAACGAAGTTAGTTCAAGTAGAATAAGAAGAGCATTCAAAAGAGGTGAAAGCGTAAGGTATCTCCTTCAGGATTCTGTCATTGATTATGTCCACAAAAATGGAATTTATAACACAAATTCTACTACAACGACAAT TAAGTTGGACCTGACCTCGCCCAATGCGAACGATTACTTGACCATTGATCCCAAGTACCAAAGCACCTTCCTCACGCCGTCGCCTAGCGACGTTACCATGGAATCCCCGAGCCCGATTGAAATTATAAGCATCGATGTTCCCGATACCGTTCTGCGTAAAAACCTGCAGAACGCAACGAGCGCGGCCTTCGTCGCTTCCAGACAGTCGGGTCTCGAGGAGGCTCGTGAGAAATTCATTAACGCGATCAGTGCTGAGAATGTTAATGCCAAGCACGTAACTTCTAGCACGAAGGCCGCGTATCCAGGTCAAGCGAAACAAATCATTGCCACCGAAAGCGGTGAATCGCAGATCCTCGACGAGGTAGGTTCTGTTAACGAAGACATTAGGGTCACGAGGGTTCCTAGCAAAGTAAACGAGACATCTTCGAATTCGTCAACTTTCGAGGATGTTTCGATGAAGGTCGATCGAGTCGAAAGTGTAGGGCCTAGCGATAATATAGAtaggacgaagaaaacgaagagtgATAACAAAGTCGATGCGAATTCAGAACTCGATGATCACAGGGAAGACAAAAATGTTCGTTTATTGTCCGTGGAAGAGAATGTAAAATCTGGAATAGATCCACGATTCGAGTGTGCACTTTCTGATTTTACAATTTCCAAAGATGATCACACGTATAGTAAGttgataaataatgataaagataACGAAGTGGTTGCAACTGTAAAGGAAGATGTTCAAGATGTACAATCGAAGGTCGTAGAGGATACTTCAAACGATATAGAGAATGATAGAAGAGATAGTCAATTGGAAGAGTCCAATGCCGAGCAATGcgtcgatgaaatatttttggacACTGCCATGGATgtgaaaaaagatatcgaggaagataataatgtttttcaaaGCGTTGAATTGAGTCCAGCTGCTAGCACGATCGAAGCTGTCTCTGTGATAGAAAATCTAGTTATAAAGAATCAGGAGAGTTGTgaaggaaaggaggaggataagaagaaatttaacGGTGACGAtcaaatcgaagaaaagattcaGTCTTCGTCTAAACGTTCGTCTAAACGTGATTCAAATCTCGAAATAGATGGTAAGTACTTGAAGTCAGTGGTGAACTCTCGTAAAAGTCCGAGAAAAGTTAAAGACAGTCAACTACGGCAATTCGAATGCATCTCACCTGTCGGACAAGATCGTATCGATGTTTCTTTGATCGAACAGAAGCCAGGAAGAGCGAGATCATTGAAAGCAAGTAATTCGAGAAAAGGAACCAGCGACACGAGAGGACAAGATGTAAAGATGAGTACCCAACGATACGACACAGTTTTAAAGGGTAGCTTAGATTCGATGATCAAAGCTAACGAATCCAAGACgactttaagaaaaaaaactggAAAGAGCTCGAAGGAAACGTTTTCGAAGAAATCAAAGAGTTACGAGTCGATAAAAAGGATTCAAGAGGTTTACTTAGGAGAACCTTCGAAGACGGATAACAGTATGTCTCAAACATTGATCTCAGCTGAAGAATTCGATTCTCATACCGACGAATTTTGTTCAGTATGTTGTTACATAAATGAACTTACTATGAGAACCGATGATGAGATCAGTAGTCCGAATCAAgagatattttatacgttacGTTCAAATTGTAGCTCGTTGGAGGACTCAACCGAATGCGATATATGTAGTTCATGGAATCTACAGAGTTCGAACGAGGTATTGGATCGTACGATTTTATCAACTACGAACAACGAAGAGTCCCTTTGCGAAATTTGTGAGATTTGTGGGGAGGTAGGTGATAATATGGAGTTTCAGAAAGAGTCGATGATGTTACCTCGACAAGTCAAAGTTTATCAAGACAAGCGAATGTTAGAGGACGATTATAAAATCTTGGACAATACCACGATTACCGACGTGTCCTTGGATGAGGATAGTTTTGAGATCGAGAACTGTGGTTTGATGAGTGGCACCGAATCGATGGACGATCGAGGATTTCTACAGAGCGAGGACGAGCCAAAGagcaatgaaaaattaacgTCGATTAAGTCAATGTATTTGCGTGGTACATCTTTGAAAACccgagagaaatattttgtgCCTAAGGACGAACTCGCGATACTTTCTAGTGGCTCGAGGAAGATCACTCGTAAGGGAtcattgttaaaaaagaaaccggACGATCATCAGATCGTTGTCTCCCAGGACAAACGACGTTATTCATCAGCTGACAATCTCCAACTAGCCAAGGTCTTTGCAACAAGGAACGACAAATGTCTCAGGTCGTCGAAGTCTGGTAAATCGACTGGTTCTGCCGACAATATAAGATCGTCGAGAAACAGTTCGAGAAGATGCAAGTCACTTCAAAGATCTGTTGACAACGTACGATATTTGGACTCTTCCACGGACAATTTAGACTCGTTAGCTGAGAGTCTTGGTCAAGAGGATAACGATGATAGACCGTTCGATTGGAACGAAAAGCCGAAGGTCAGGGATAACGAGACTGTTAAAATGATACTCACTAAGCATGGGATCAAAATCATTAGCGAGAAGGAAACGGCTTTGTAA